In a single window of the Halobaculum lipolyticum genome:
- a CDS encoding metallophosphoesterase, translating to MLVLVSDTHGTDGHRLRGRTLEAVREADAVVHAGDFYREAVLDDLLRVNDTVYGVTGNNDDAPLRERLPEERVVGYEGATLAVRHRSRSGATGLALFGRERDADLVVFGHSHRPEFDDSGAVPLVNPGSYAQPRGNRPAHAELDRTADGLSGRLVTPDGEVFEEFTVPVRE from the coding sequence ATGCTGGTCCTCGTCTCCGACACGCACGGCACGGACGGACACCGCCTCCGCGGCCGGACCCTCGAGGCGGTCCGCGAGGCCGACGCGGTGGTCCACGCGGGCGACTTCTACCGCGAAGCGGTGCTCGACGACCTGCTCCGGGTGAACGACACGGTGTACGGCGTCACGGGCAACAACGACGACGCGCCGCTGCGCGAGCGCCTCCCCGAGGAGCGCGTCGTCGGCTACGAGGGCGCGACGCTGGCGGTGCGCCACCGGAGCCGCAGCGGCGCCACGGGGCTGGCGCTGTTCGGCCGCGAGCGCGACGCCGACCTCGTCGTGTTCGGGCACAGTCACCGCCCCGAGTTCGACGACTCCGGCGCCGTCCCGCTCGTCAACCCCGGGAGCTACGCCCAGCCGCGAGGTAACCGCCCGGCACACGCCGAACTCGACCGGACGGCCGACGGGCTCTCGGGACGGCTGGTCACGCCCGACGGCGAGGTGTTCGAGGAGTTCACGGTCCCGGTGCGCGAGTGA